The genomic stretch atgaataaaattttttgtaTCACTTTAAACAATCTAATTAAAGCGATGGTTCTCAATTTGGAACGATAGCTTAATTTGCTCCCTCAACGGAGATGAAAGAACTTTTCCGGTGACAATTCGCTTGGCTAATTTAATAGGTTTTCCTCTGTCtcattttcttttcctttttttttgttctttcagAGTGAAATTTCTTCCACCCGTTCAAGTGAAATGAGAGCAACGAAAAAACTTTGCCATCCCATTAGTGGGTGAGTTCTCTCAAATAAAGCTTCACTGACCCTCGTCAAGGCGACGATTGGCTGGTGTATAGATACTGGCAGTACGGCAAAATAGGTTACGAGGCGGAGAGGAGGCGAATAGTTTTCCATATAATTAAGTCGTCCGGCTACCGGATAAGTGTCTTCATTATCGGAAAGTTGCGTTCGGAACAGTAAATTAGCAATGATTCACCATCAGCCGGCGAAATACCACACGAATCCTTTGACACATTTTCTCAACTTACACAACTCACATGCCACAGCGGCAGCGGCAGCGGCAGCCGCCGCCGCAGCAGCTGCAGCCCTGGACCAGCATCATCAGATGCATCACCAACAACTCCATCCACACCATGCGAAGCTAGACGATGATCTAAATCTACTCAATAATAATAACGACGAACGTGTGGGTGGTATTTGTGATCGGACTCGGGAGCTAGTGGGGCTCGAAACTGGATTGGATATCGAGAATACCGATACTCAAACTCAAACGAGCGATGCTGAAAATAATAACATAGACATTATCGACAACGATGAAGATGAATGTGAGGAAGAATCTCTTAGAAATGACCACAACCATTCAACACCGGATGTAACTCCGCTAGATGCCGACGGTATTGGCAAATCATTTACAATAGCCGCCATTTTGGGGCTGAAAAAAAAGCACAACGTCGATGGGGCAAACCACTTTAGTGATGTCATAAACCTTTCACTGAATAATCATGATGATAGTAGGTCTGCTTTCGCCCAGCGAGCAAGTCGCGAATCAGAATTATCCTCACCCCTAGAGGGTGGCAGCACAAACCAATCTAACCTTCACATATCACAATCGCCACAAAGTGGCATCAATAGCAGCTTAGCAGCACTTCAAACATTACACCACATTCATGGTACTTCCGGCGGCTTCACGCCACACCAATTCCATCAACATcatgccgctgctgctgctgctaccggCGGTATTGGAGCTAATGGAAATGTCACCAGCAATGGTATTCAATCGTTACACCACACTTTGCAGCAACACGCTTCTCAACACATTCATTCCCACCAAGGACTTTCGGGACATCTCGGAGGTCACCCAAATCAGTCAtcgcaacagcagcaacaacagcagcatcTGCCCAACAGCCATACCCACCCGCATCCTCACCATCATccccaccatcatcatcatcaccatcaccatTTGGCGATGGCGGCACATCATCATGCGCAGAATCATAATCGGGAGAAATTCAAAGGTAAGTGATTCGATGTAATTATTTATTCCGTAGGCTCTCAAACGCTCGTATTTAGGCTACGCTGTGGGGTTGAACAAAGCAAGTTTTTGTGTAGGATTTTATCTTACGTTGATAATAGggaaactgcaaaaaaaaacaaaaagacgCCAAAATCTTACATTCAAACGCttttaaaaatggtaaaaaacagTGGACTAACAAAAATTAAGATTGAGTAGGTATAAATTAAAAACAGTAATCATCAAGGCATTAATAGATAGaaatttgaaatagaaatattaatcaATGAACTACCATCTAAAAATATCACAACGCAAGAGAGCACTGAGAGCCAAGCTCTAAACACCAATCAGGGCATTGGGGAAAATGTTTAAACTATGGATGACAAATTAACATTTTTGCTATAACAATCTAAGAAAAACCTACGTGTGCTTTCAGAAAAATGTGCTTTCAATTGGGagcagaaaacaaaacaaagtgcgatgcaaatatttatttaaattacactggtcaataagaaggaaagaaaagaaaattaatttttaatcgttCTTGTGAATTTGAGTGCCCCTAACTAGCTCGGAAATGCGTCAAACGGTCGCAAAGTAATTGCTCGTCACTATACGCACTTCCGAGCTGGCTAATGGcaccaaatttaaaaaaaaatagttgaagagctATAGTATTTTACTTTTTGTCAGTTCATttcttttcgcttttgtcgactagTTGTCAACACGGGTCTGCTTTAGAgcacaaactggaaaaaacttataactttttaaccgttcctgtgaattaatcttcagagacttaaatgaagttttcccgtaagcaaacttAGAAGCGGCGAACtcagcgagcaattactctacgatcttttgacgcattttcgagC from Wyeomyia smithii strain HCP4-BCI-WySm-NY-G18 chromosome 3, ASM2978416v1, whole genome shotgun sequence encodes the following:
- the LOC129731881 gene encoding homeobox protein Hox-A1a-like gives rise to the protein MIHHQPAKYHTNPLTHFLNLHNSHATAAAAAAAAAAAAAALDQHHQMHHQQLHPHHAKLDDDLNLLNNNNDERVGGICDRTRELVGLETGLDIENTDTQTQTSDAENNNIDIIDNDEDECEEESLRNDHNHSTPDVTPLDADGIGKSFTIAAILGLKKKHNVDGANHFSDVINLSLNNHDDSRSAFAQRASRESELSSPLEGGSTNQSNLHISQSPQSGINSSLAALQTLHHIHGTSGGFTPHQFHQHHAAAAAATGGIGANGNVTSNGIQSLHHTLQQHASQHIHSHQGLSGHLGGHPNQSSQQQQQQQHLPNSHTHPHPHHHPHHHHHHHHHLAMAAHHHAQNHNREKFKDLSKKSALSTSAALKSKRVRTIFTPEQLERLEAEFERQQYMVGPERLYLAHTLQLTEAQVKVWFQNRRIKWRKHHLEITQQRLALIRQRQIANGVVPSQIGSTGEHAASPPAGGTLQTMAGGRTVLDTSGAGTDSPELTICTDSLDARSVSESDD